The following are encoded in a window of Oncorhynchus masou masou isolate Uvic2021 chromosome 17, UVic_Omas_1.1, whole genome shotgun sequence genomic DNA:
- the LOC135558943 gene encoding protein fem-1 homolog A — MDITTAVFNAARDGKLKLIQKLLSNKSPEELEALAEEKTQGGTPLLIASRHGHLEVVDYLLEHCKANVELGGSVNFDGETIEGAPPLWAASAAGHLPVVRTLLKHGASVNNTTLTNSTPLRAACFDGHLEIVRYLVEHRADMEVANRHGHTCLMISCYKGHKEIAKFLLERGADVNRKSVKGNTALHDCAESGSLDIMKMLLKCNAGMERDGYGMTPLLAASVTGHTNIVEYLAHQPRSSREERIDALELLGATFVDKKRDLLGAMRYWRRAMELRQPADKVGLLAKPPPGPPVPAYDCAREVSTAEELEALITDPDEMRMQALLVRERILGPSHPDTSYYIRYRGAVYADSGNFERCISLWKYALDMQQSNLDPLSPMTASSFLSFAELFSFVLQDRAKGTLATRVTFHDLMGVLGKSVREVERAVAQRDSPPEAPQFTKALSIILHLVFLLEKLECTTEQEHQKKQTVYRLLKLNPRARSGFTPLHMSVDKDTTSVGRYPVGRFPSQTVASLLLECGADVDSRDCDNNTPLHVAASNGCPEIMALLVRAGAHFDATNAQRKTAYELLEDQSSGHPTLYPLNYVTLQCLAARAIERHRLPYKGLISEEMETFIELH; from the coding sequence ATGGATATCACGACGGCGGTTTTCAACGCGGCCAGAGACGGTAAGCTGAAACTTATCCAGAAGTTGCTGAGCAACAAAAGTCCGGAGGAGTTGGAAGCTCTCGCCGAGGAGAAAACGCAGGGAGGCACACCTCTCCTCATTGCTTCTCGACACGGACACTTAGAGGTTGTGGACTATTTGCTTGAACATTGCAAAGCTAACGTGGAACTAGGAGGCTCGGTGAACTTTGACGGCGAGACGATTGAAGGGGCTCCCCCGCTATGGGCGGCTTCGGCGGCTGGTCACCTCCCTGTCGTCCGCACACTCCTCAAACACGGTGCCTCTGTCAACAACACTACGCTTACCAACTCAACGCCCTTACGCGCCGCCTGCTTCGATGGTCACCTGGAGATTGTCCGTTACCTGGTGGAGCACCGAGCCGATATGGAGGTAGCCAACCGCCACGGCCATACCTGCCTGATGATCTCCTGCTACAAGGGCCACAAAGAGATAGCAAAGTTCCTCCTGGAGCGTGGTGCCGATGTCAACCGTAAGAGTGTGAAAGGCAACACCGCTCTCCACGACTGCGCTGAGTCCGGTAGCCTGGACATCATGAAGATGCTGCTGAAATGTAATGCTGGCATGGAGAGGGATGGATACGGCATGACCCCTCTTCTAGCTGCCAGCGTCACGGGGCACACCAACATCGTGGAGTACCTTGCCCACCAGCCCCGCTCTTCACGAGAAGAACGCATTGATGCACTTGAACTCCTGGGGGCCACCTTTGTAGATAAGAAGAGAGACCTCCTGGGGGCCATGAGATACTGGAGGAGAGCCATGGAGCTGAGACAACCAGCTGACAAGGTGGGACTCCTGGCCAAGCCCCCTCCGGGTCCCCCTGTCCCTGCCTACGACTGTGCCCGAGAGGTGAGCACAGCCGAGGAGCTGGAGGCTCTGATCACAGACCCTGACGAGATGCGGATGCAGGCCCTGCTGGTCCGTGAGAGAATCCTGGGTCCCTCGCACCCCGACACTTCCTACTATATCCGCTACAGAGGGGCCGTCTACGCCGACTCTGGTAACTTTGAACGCTGCATCAGCCTGTGGAAGTACGCCCTAGACATGCAGCAGAGTAACCTGGACCCCCTCAGCCCCATGACGGCCAGCAGTTTCCTGTCCTTCGCTGAGCTCTTCTCCTTTGTGCTGCAGGACCGGGCCAAAGGTACCCTGGCCACTCGCGTCACCTTTCACGACCTGATGGGGGTGTTGGGGAAGAGtgtgagggaggtggagagggcgGTGGCCCAGAGGGACAGCCCCCCCGAAGCCCCCCAGTTCACTAAGGCCCTGTCCATCATCCTCCACCTGGTGTTCCTGCTGGAGAAGCTGGAGTGCACCACGGAGCAGGAGCACCAGAAGAAGCAGACGGTGTACCGCCTCCTGAAGTTGAACCCGCGGGCACGGAGTGGCTTCACTCCCCTGCATATGTCTGTGGACAAGGATACCACGTCGGTGGGCCGCTACCCTGTGGGTCGCTTCCCCTCTCAGACCGTGGCCTCGCTGCTGTTGGAGTGCGGAGCGGACGTGGACTCCCGGGACTGCGACAACAACACGCCCCTGCACGTCGCTGCTAGCAACGGTTGCCCGGAGATCATGGCGCTGCTAGTGAGGGCAGGGGCACACTTCGATGCCACCAATGCCCAGAGGAAAACTGCGTATGAGCTGCTGGAGGATCAGAGCAGTGGACACCCGACCCTCTACCCCCTCAACTACGTCACTCTGCAGTGCCTGGCAGCGCGCGCCATTGAGAGGCACAGACTGCCCTACAAGGGCCTCATCTCAGAGGAGATGGAGACCTTCATTGAGCTGCACtga